The following coding sequences are from one Homalodisca vitripennis isolate AUS2020 chromosome 7, UT_GWSS_2.1, whole genome shotgun sequence window:
- the LOC124366979 gene encoding probable cytochrome P450 6a14 isoform X1: MRLHTIAYKCFKISHFWSCKYIILISEKPCCRKMGLFIENTIMEFLYASLLIFWIIYLYFVKDYGYWEERNVPHVAAVFPFGSLSEVVLGTGYWGTAHDKIYKQFEQERYVGLTHIRKPWLLVRDPELVKRILQDDFSYFMNRSFFEVNPKDYMSNHLFTMKGTEWKEMRMKLTPAYTAAKMKMMFCLVKKCSDVLRGVVKNMTEENNVLDVKDLLSRFTIDIISTCAFGLESDSLTNKDSEFYKVGKKAMNMDTLVLLKLYVYSAFPIFTKLHCFDFCDSKVKEFLSGVVQSAVEYREKYNVTRYDFLDLLIKLRQNQSILEKGEKPGGGQNSSKPEKREGMTIEEITAETFIFFAAGYETTSNTSLFCLYELACNSRIQDKVYSEVQEILDRYGGDISYQALQEMTYMDQVINESMRRYPVLPELFRECTKDYKIPKSSLEIEKDLKVVIPVYSLHHDPKYFPDPYTFDPDRFSPDNCNKRHPYVYLPFGEGPRKCIGLRFGLMKVKTAVATLVLDYQISLTPETEVPLEMKGNSFTTVPSSPLMLVFTKRKGNT, translated from the exons ATGCGCTTGCACACAATTGCATACAAGTGCTTTAAAATCTCTCACTTTTGgagttgtaaatatataatattgattagtGAAAAACCGTGTTGCAGGAAAATGGGATTGTTCATAGAAAATACGATCATGGAGTTCCTGTACGCGTCCCTTCTGATATTCTGGATAATATACCTGTACTTCGTGAAGGACTACGGCTACTGGGAGGAGAGGAACGTTCCCCACGTGGCAGCGGTATTCCCCTTCGGCTCCCTGAGCGAGGTGGTCCTGGGGACCGGCTACTGGGGCACGGCCCACGACAAGATCTACAAGCAGTTCGAGCAAGAGCGTTATGTCGGCCTCACACACATCAGGAAACCCTGGCTGCTCGTCAGAGACCCGGAGCTGGTCAAGCGCATCCTGCAGGACGACTTCTCCTACTTCATGAACCGCTCCTTCTTCGAGGTCAACCCGAAGGATTACATGTCCAACCATCTGTTCACGATGAAAGGCACGGAATGGAAGGAGATGAGGATGAAGTTGACACCCGCGTATACGGCTGCCAAGATGAAGATGATGTTCTGCCTCGTGAAGAAATGTAGTGACGTTCTTCGCGGTGTCGTGAAAAACATGACGGAGGAGAATAACGTCCTCGACGTGAAAGATCTCCTCTCGCGGTTCACGATCGACATAATCTCCACGTGTGCCTTTGGTCTGGAGAGTGACTCTCTCACCAACAAGGACTCTGAGTTCTACAAGGTGGGAAAGAAGGCGATGAACATGGACACTCTGGTGCTACTGAAGCTCTATGTCTACAGTGCGTTCCCGATATTCACAAAACTGCACTGCTTCGACTTCTGTGACTCCAAGGTCAAGGAGTTTTTGTCTGGAGTGGTCCAGTCGGCTGTCGAGTACAGGGAGAAGTATAACGTGACCAGATATGACTTCCTGGACCTGTTGATCAAATTGAGGCAGAACCAGAGCATCTTGGAGAAGGGCGAGAAGCCTGGAGGCGGCCAAAATTCTTCCAAACCTGAGAAGAGAGAAG GAATGACAATCGAAGAAATCACAGCGGAAACGTTCATATTTTTCGCTGCTGGCTACGAAACAACGTCGAACACTTCTCTGTTCTGTCTGTACGAGCTAGCGTGTAACAGCAGGATACAGGACAAGGTCTACAGTGAGGTACAAGAGATCCTGGACAGGTACGGGGGGGACATATCCTACCAGGCGCTGCAGGAGATGACCTACATGGACCAGGTCATCAATG AGTCGATGCGACGATATCCTGTGCTCCCTGAGCTGTTCCGCGAGTGCACCAAGGACTACAAGATACCCAAGTCGTCCCTTGAGATCGAGAAGGATTTGAAAGTCGTTATCCCTGTGTACTCTCTGCACCACGACCCCAAGTATTTCCCCGACCCCTACACCTTCGACCCTGACAGGTTCAGTCCGGACAACTGCAACAAACGACATCCGTACGTGTACTTGCCTTTCGGCGAGGGTCCGAGGAAGTGTATTG GACTGAGGTTTGGACTGATGAAAGTGAAGACGGCTGTGGCCACCTTGGTCTTGGACTACCAGATCAGTCTCACCCCGGAAACGGAAGTTCCTCTGGAGATGAAGGGCAATTCCTTCACGACTGTGCCTTCCTCGCCCTTGATGTTGGTCTTCACTAAGCGGAAGGGAAACACATGA
- the LOC124366979 gene encoding probable cytochrome P450 6a14 isoform X2, with amino-acid sequence MGLFIENTIMEFLYASLLIFWIIYLYFVKDYGYWEERNVPHVAAVFPFGSLSEVVLGTGYWGTAHDKIYKQFEQERYVGLTHIRKPWLLVRDPELVKRILQDDFSYFMNRSFFEVNPKDYMSNHLFTMKGTEWKEMRMKLTPAYTAAKMKMMFCLVKKCSDVLRGVVKNMTEENNVLDVKDLLSRFTIDIISTCAFGLESDSLTNKDSEFYKVGKKAMNMDTLVLLKLYVYSAFPIFTKLHCFDFCDSKVKEFLSGVVQSAVEYREKYNVTRYDFLDLLIKLRQNQSILEKGEKPGGGQNSSKPEKREGMTIEEITAETFIFFAAGYETTSNTSLFCLYELACNSRIQDKVYSEVQEILDRYGGDISYQALQEMTYMDQVINESMRRYPVLPELFRECTKDYKIPKSSLEIEKDLKVVIPVYSLHHDPKYFPDPYTFDPDRFSPDNCNKRHPYVYLPFGEGPRKCIGLRFGLMKVKTAVATLVLDYQISLTPETEVPLEMKGNSFTTVPSSPLMLVFTKRKGNT; translated from the exons ATGGGATTGTTCATAGAAAATACGATCATGGAGTTCCTGTACGCGTCCCTTCTGATATTCTGGATAATATACCTGTACTTCGTGAAGGACTACGGCTACTGGGAGGAGAGGAACGTTCCCCACGTGGCAGCGGTATTCCCCTTCGGCTCCCTGAGCGAGGTGGTCCTGGGGACCGGCTACTGGGGCACGGCCCACGACAAGATCTACAAGCAGTTCGAGCAAGAGCGTTATGTCGGCCTCACACACATCAGGAAACCCTGGCTGCTCGTCAGAGACCCGGAGCTGGTCAAGCGCATCCTGCAGGACGACTTCTCCTACTTCATGAACCGCTCCTTCTTCGAGGTCAACCCGAAGGATTACATGTCCAACCATCTGTTCACGATGAAAGGCACGGAATGGAAGGAGATGAGGATGAAGTTGACACCCGCGTATACGGCTGCCAAGATGAAGATGATGTTCTGCCTCGTGAAGAAATGTAGTGACGTTCTTCGCGGTGTCGTGAAAAACATGACGGAGGAGAATAACGTCCTCGACGTGAAAGATCTCCTCTCGCGGTTCACGATCGACATAATCTCCACGTGTGCCTTTGGTCTGGAGAGTGACTCTCTCACCAACAAGGACTCTGAGTTCTACAAGGTGGGAAAGAAGGCGATGAACATGGACACTCTGGTGCTACTGAAGCTCTATGTCTACAGTGCGTTCCCGATATTCACAAAACTGCACTGCTTCGACTTCTGTGACTCCAAGGTCAAGGAGTTTTTGTCTGGAGTGGTCCAGTCGGCTGTCGAGTACAGGGAGAAGTATAACGTGACCAGATATGACTTCCTGGACCTGTTGATCAAATTGAGGCAGAACCAGAGCATCTTGGAGAAGGGCGAGAAGCCTGGAGGCGGCCAAAATTCTTCCAAACCTGAGAAGAGAGAAG GAATGACAATCGAAGAAATCACAGCGGAAACGTTCATATTTTTCGCTGCTGGCTACGAAACAACGTCGAACACTTCTCTGTTCTGTCTGTACGAGCTAGCGTGTAACAGCAGGATACAGGACAAGGTCTACAGTGAGGTACAAGAGATCCTGGACAGGTACGGGGGGGACATATCCTACCAGGCGCTGCAGGAGATGACCTACATGGACCAGGTCATCAATG AGTCGATGCGACGATATCCTGTGCTCCCTGAGCTGTTCCGCGAGTGCACCAAGGACTACAAGATACCCAAGTCGTCCCTTGAGATCGAGAAGGATTTGAAAGTCGTTATCCCTGTGTACTCTCTGCACCACGACCCCAAGTATTTCCCCGACCCCTACACCTTCGACCCTGACAGGTTCAGTCCGGACAACTGCAACAAACGACATCCGTACGTGTACTTGCCTTTCGGCGAGGGTCCGAGGAAGTGTATTG GACTGAGGTTTGGACTGATGAAAGTGAAGACGGCTGTGGCCACCTTGGTCTTGGACTACCAGATCAGTCTCACCCCGGAAACGGAAGTTCCTCTGGAGATGAAGGGCAATTCCTTCACGACTGTGCCTTCCTCGCCCTTGATGTTGGTCTTCACTAAGCGGAAGGGAAACACATGA